A DNA window from Chryseobacterium sp. MEBOG06 contains the following coding sequences:
- a CDS encoding cell division protein FtsQ/DivIB produces MKNKYRILKIVVTVIILGLLLSFSLKRFSNEQITDNKISVKMSERTPVYFVDEKDIREIVRRENPSGKVGELNIPALEKKINSLPAVDSANVYLNLNGKLNLDIKQRVPVFRLNKDGKDFYVDERGTEFPISRTYSHPCMLVTGNVQPEEYKKLAELVEKIDKDDFSKKYFIGISKSKDSYSLLTSEGNYRVEIGDLENIDFKVKGFKTFVEKYLVYQDPQKYSMVSVKYQNQIVTTLNPYFKENDSILKAGKLELAKIPAQGMKRTETKLKIAEEKKVNSSSAKPKESTKQKTHTKETKKTEKKTKAPAPSKPKPKAKVKIE; encoded by the coding sequence ATGAAAAATAAATACAGAATATTAAAAATTGTTGTCACTGTAATCATCCTTGGATTATTACTGAGTTTCTCTTTGAAGAGATTCAGCAATGAGCAGATTACAGACAATAAAATTTCTGTAAAAATGAGCGAGAGAACTCCGGTTTATTTTGTGGATGAAAAAGACATTCGAGAGATCGTCCGAAGAGAAAACCCTTCGGGAAAAGTAGGAGAACTGAATATCCCTGCCTTAGAAAAAAAGATCAATTCTTTGCCGGCAGTTGATAGTGCCAATGTCTATCTGAACTTAAACGGAAAACTGAATCTGGATATCAAACAGAGAGTTCCTGTTTTCAGGCTCAATAAAGATGGAAAAGATTTTTATGTAGATGAAAGAGGAACTGAGTTTCCCATTTCAAGGACCTATTCTCACCCTTGTATGCTGGTAACAGGAAATGTACAGCCTGAAGAATATAAAAAACTGGCAGAGCTGGTAGAAAAGATCGATAAAGATGATTTCAGCAAAAAATACTTTATTGGAATTTCAAAAAGCAAAGACAGTTACAGCCTTCTGACAAGCGAAGGGAATTACAGAGTAGAAATTGGAGATCTGGAAAACATTGATTTTAAAGTAAAAGGATTTAAAACTTTTGTAGAAAAATACTTGGTCTATCAGGATCCTCAAAAATACAGTATGGTTTCTGTAAAATATCAGAACCAGATTGTAACGACTTTAAACCCTTATTTTAAGGAAAACGACAGTATTTTAAAAGCTGGAAAGCTGGAACTGGCGAAGATACCTGCTCAGGGAATGAAGAGAACAGAAACTAAGCTAAAGATAGCTGAAGAAAAAAAAGTAAATTCCTCATCAGCAAAACCCAAGGAAAGTACAAAACAAAAAACGCATACTAAGGAAACAAAAAAAACAGAGAAAAAAACAAAGGCCCCGGCACCGTCCAAACCAAAGCCGAAAGCCAAGGTTAAAATAGAATAA
- the ftsA gene encoding cell division protein FtsA encodes MENQEYSVGLDIGTTKIVAIVGRRNAHGKIEVLGVGKAKSLGVHKGIVNNISQTINSIKAAVSEAQSSAGVPIRKVTVGIAGKHIRSLQHSDYIMREHPDKFITDDDIEALKDQVKKLVMLPGEEIIHVLPQEYKVDSEGEIQEPVGMHGKRLEANFHVVVGQMGSIRNIARCVREAGLEMEALTLEPLASSEAVLTKEEKEAGVAIVDIGGGTTDIAIFKDNIIRHTCVIPYGGGIITEDIKEGCSIIEKHAEQLKVKFGSAVPELEKDSTFVTIPGLHGRPDKEISLKTLAQIINARVEEILEMVNTELKAYGAFEQKKKLIAGIVLTGGGSNLKHLRQLANYTTGFDSRIGFANEYIANDKNQYLKGPEFATSIGLLMESLKIRDKKQNADDVEEVEIEQPKPEVVTAQAETTQTVQQTAPVQEQQPVEKEKQQNRKAKLTFGQSLMEKVKKFFEEVE; translated from the coding sequence ATGGAAAATCAAGAGTATTCAGTAGGTCTGGACATCGGGACAACGAAGATAGTCGCGATTGTCGGAAGAAGGAATGCACACGGGAAGATAGAAGTTCTCGGTGTAGGAAAAGCTAAAAGTCTTGGTGTTCATAAAGGGATTGTGAATAATATTTCGCAAACCATTAATTCAATCAAGGCTGCAGTATCCGAAGCACAATCCAGTGCTGGAGTTCCTATCCGCAAGGTTACGGTAGGTATTGCAGGAAAACACATACGTTCTCTGCAGCACTCCGATTATATTATGCGTGAACATCCGGATAAATTTATTACAGACGATGACATTGAAGCGTTAAAAGACCAGGTCAAGAAGCTGGTCATGCTTCCTGGAGAAGAAATTATCCATGTACTTCCTCAAGAATATAAAGTGGATTCCGAAGGTGAAATTCAGGAACCTGTCGGGATGCACGGAAAACGTTTAGAAGCTAATTTCCATGTTGTAGTAGGCCAAATGGGCAGCATCAGAAACATTGCAAGATGTGTTCGCGAAGCCGGGCTGGAAATGGAGGCCCTTACCCTGGAGCCATTGGCATCTTCAGAAGCGGTTCTTACAAAAGAAGAAAAAGAAGCCGGTGTAGCCATTGTTGACATTGGTGGCGGTACTACTGATATTGCTATCTTTAAAGATAATATCATCCGTCATACCTGTGTTATTCCTTACGGAGGCGGGATTATTACTGAAGATATAAAAGAAGGCTGTTCCATTATTGAGAAACATGCTGAACAATTGAAAGTAAAATTTGGTTCGGCTGTTCCCGAATTGGAAAAAGACAGTACTTTTGTAACAATTCCCGGACTTCACGGAAGACCAGACAAGGAAATTTCTTTAAAAACTCTGGCACAGATCATCAATGCAAGAGTAGAAGAAATTCTGGAAATGGTAAATACCGAGCTGAAAGCGTATGGTGCCTTTGAACAAAAGAAAAAGCTGATTGCCGGAATTGTTCTGACAGGAGGTGGTTCAAATCTGAAACACCTGCGTCAACTGGCGAATTATACCACAGGTTTTGACAGCAGAATCGGTTTTGCTAATGAATATATCGCCAACGATAAAAATCAGTACCTGAAAGGCCCTGAATTTGCTACCTCTATTGGGTTACTGATGGAGAGTTTAAAGATCAGAGATAAAAAGCAGAATGCTGATGACGTGGAAGAAGTTGAGATTGAGCAGCCTAAGCCGGAAGTAGTTACTGCACAGGCGGAAACTACCCAAACGGTTCAACAGACAGCACCCGTTCAGGAGCAGCAGCCTGTTGAAAAGGAAAAGCAGCAAAACAGAAAAGCTAAACTGACATTCGGGCAGTCGCTTATGGAAAAAGTAAAAAAATTCTTTGAAGAAGTAGAGTAA